One Leptospira wolbachii serovar Codice str. CDC genomic region harbors:
- a CDS encoding 1-acyl-sn-glycerol-3-phosphate acyltransferase: protein MQIAYNDLKQAVLGSGPMGIIIATVLAQKFDSITLWIPDKELVEVLKKRRQTEIMGKTIDLPDHIDIVSSLDSFGRDDWVFHVAVPSRSFMDSVHALLEVLEPTNSYVFSFLTKGILDSKNRKKTGFITYSQYLQNYLKDRNYSNASVAVVNGPSLLGEILEEKLSFFNIGSYEKETSEYLSEVLASNFIHTSVTDDVVGMEIVGVAKNPMAIASGIVSLMPRFGSNLLGEILSVGFQEVRDLAMRYGARPDTVMGRSGLADFITTATSNKSRNRGFGQKIVGELLSGGEKLSIKDRIEIFFVPRSFIERESTKWHDNVEGTYALSILIELANEIRLPFTLHRTLFDVLTRKQPPDALVDLICGKKTESKNIPLVVQKKVGLNLTSGIDFQNLLVDRILKHISNVPGTVTRVKKQSSAVIESTQKRLTKATRKKQKLDEVKFEAELEIWQRFQNCQKDEENTLVKELVRFYVTEIADNYSPTVRESILRFVAPIRLFSGGFLKGSMIPHIGGKTEVVKALSSKYNLLYAPTHRSHLDSVEVAYSLFHLGLPVPRYAAGINLMSNPFWEWMLKSLGAYAVDRERTRNSLYLECLTLYSQVMLEQGIPSLVYPEGTRSRTGAIVPVKTGLLTTAVNAFRSSGTEIVIVPISVSYETVPEDNQFCNIPEELGMAGFLAKRSNVYVEFCDPIPISEYAHTEDPTLELSYRITKGWKQYHKILPNQIVAKILAENDFSIELSQSTMLVEDFISRHDGNYLIKDPEEVWEKGRKILEKRKMIEESNRVIHSKNDALLLYYASMIPEDEDKKY, encoded by the coding sequence ATGCAAATAGCTTATAACGACTTAAAACAAGCAGTTCTGGGAAGCGGCCCAATGGGTATTATCATCGCTACCGTTTTGGCACAGAAGTTCGACTCTATCACTCTTTGGATTCCAGACAAAGAATTGGTAGAGGTTCTAAAGAAACGTCGCCAAACAGAGATTATGGGAAAGACCATTGATCTACCTGACCATATCGATATTGTATCCAGTTTGGATTCTTTTGGCAGGGATGATTGGGTTTTCCATGTAGCCGTACCTTCTCGATCTTTTATGGATAGTGTTCATGCTCTCTTGGAAGTGTTAGAACCAACCAACAGTTATGTATTTTCTTTTTTGACCAAAGGAATCCTGGATTCCAAAAACAGAAAAAAAACAGGATTCATTACATACTCGCAATATTTACAAAACTATTTAAAAGACAGAAACTATTCCAATGCATCGGTTGCCGTTGTAAATGGCCCATCTTTACTCGGTGAAATTCTAGAAGAGAAACTTAGTTTTTTTAATATTGGATCTTATGAAAAAGAAACTTCCGAATACCTTTCCGAAGTACTGGCTTCCAACTTCATCCACACATCAGTTACCGATGATGTTGTTGGAATGGAAATTGTAGGTGTCGCAAAAAATCCAATGGCGATTGCGAGTGGAATTGTTTCCTTAATGCCACGTTTCGGATCCAACTTACTCGGAGAAATTCTATCTGTTGGATTTCAAGAAGTAAGAGACCTTGCGATGCGTTATGGGGCAAGACCTGACACCGTGATGGGAAGATCAGGACTTGCCGATTTTATCACCACTGCCACAAGTAACAAAAGCCGAAACAGAGGATTTGGACAAAAAATTGTCGGTGAACTTTTGTCAGGTGGCGAGAAATTAAGTATCAAAGATCGAATTGAAATTTTCTTTGTGCCAAGATCCTTTATCGAAAGAGAATCGACAAAATGGCATGATAATGTCGAAGGAACGTATGCTCTCAGCATTCTTATCGAACTTGCCAATGAAATTCGTCTTCCTTTTACTTTACATAGAACTCTCTTTGATGTTCTTACGAGAAAACAACCGCCGGATGCCTTAGTTGATTTGATCTGTGGTAAAAAAACAGAATCAAAAAATATTCCACTCGTTGTCCAAAAAAAAGTGGGACTCAACTTAACCTCTGGAATCGATTTTCAAAATCTTCTGGTAGATCGAATTTTAAAACACATCAGCAATGTTCCTGGAACAGTAACAAGAGTTAAAAAACAATCCTCTGCAGTCATTGAATCCACGCAGAAAAGACTCACCAAAGCCACTCGTAAAAAACAAAAACTAGATGAAGTCAAATTTGAAGCGGAGCTGGAAATCTGGCAACGGTTCCAAAATTGCCAAAAAGATGAAGAGAACACTTTGGTAAAAGAGCTCGTTCGATTCTATGTAACAGAAATTGCAGACAACTATAGCCCAACCGTTCGCGAGTCCATACTTCGTTTTGTGGCACCAATCCGTCTTTTCTCCGGTGGCTTCCTAAAAGGATCAATGATTCCCCATATTGGTGGAAAAACGGAAGTAGTGAAAGCTCTCTCGTCTAAGTACAATTTATTGTATGCTCCCACTCATAGATCTCATTTAGATTCCGTGGAAGTTGCATATTCTTTGTTTCATTTAGGTTTACCTGTTCCTCGTTATGCGGCGGGAATCAATTTAATGTCCAATCCTTTTTGGGAATGGATGTTAAAGTCGCTTGGTGCTTATGCCGTGGACAGGGAAAGAACACGAAACAGTTTGTATTTAGAATGCCTGACTCTCTATTCACAAGTTATGTTAGAACAAGGAATACCGTCGCTTGTGTATCCAGAAGGGACTCGTTCCCGAACAGGGGCAATTGTACCTGTAAAAACAGGACTTTTGACAACGGCAGTAAACGCTTTCCGAAGTTCAGGAACAGAAATTGTTATAGTTCCCATCTCTGTCTCGTATGAAACCGTTCCCGAAGACAACCAGTTCTGCAATATTCCAGAAGAGTTGGGAATGGCGGGATTTCTTGCCAAACGTTCCAATGTGTATGTAGAGTTTTGTGACCCAATCCCCATATCAGAATATGCACACACAGAAGATCCAACTTTGGAGCTCAGTTATCGAATCACCAAAGGTTGGAAACAATACCATAAGATTCTACCAAATCAAATCGTTGCTAAAATCCTTGCGGAGAATGATTTTTCTATCGAACTCTCACAGAGTACAATGTTAGTCGAAGATTTCATTTCCCGTCACGACGGAAACTATCTAATCAAAGATCCAGAAGAAGTATGGGAAAAAGGTAGAAAGATTTTGGAAAAACGAAAGATGATCGAAGAATCCAATCGAGTGATTCATTCCAAAAATGATGCGCTGCTTTTGTATTATGCGAGCATGATTCCAGAAGACGAAGATAAAAAGTACTAG
- a CDS encoding DUF4442 domain-containing protein has product MKKISWKKRFKIWLFNFYPPYVGAGIRIKEIAPDFSYFRSEMNLRFYNRNYVGVHFGGSLYSMCDPFFMLILLERLGSDYIVWDKAGNMIFVKPGMGKVIAEFRISDSEIERIKEEIELKKKGDYLFTTEVKNEEGEVIAKLEKTVYIRKRGRLPVQNG; this is encoded by the coding sequence ATGAAAAAGATCTCTTGGAAAAAAAGATTTAAAATTTGGTTATTTAACTTTTATCCACCTTATGTGGGAGCTGGAATTCGCATTAAAGAAATTGCTCCGGACTTTTCTTATTTTCGTTCCGAAATGAATTTACGATTCTATAACAGGAATTATGTGGGAGTTCATTTTGGTGGCTCTTTGTATTCCATGTGTGATCCATTTTTTATGTTAATCCTTTTGGAAAGATTAGGATCCGATTATATTGTTTGGGACAAAGCCGGGAATATGATCTTTGTGAAACCGGGAATGGGTAAGGTCATTGCAGAGTTTCGAATTTCTGATTCCGAAATTGAAAGGATCAAAGAAGAAATCGAACTGAAGAAAAAAGGGGATTATCTTTTTACAACTGAAGTGAAAAACGAGGAGGGTGAAGTGATTGCGAAACTAGAAAAGACAGTTTATATTCGTAAACGGGGAAGGCTCCCCGTCCAGAATGGATAA
- a CDS encoding SanA/YdcF family protein — protein sequence MTFRFLSRVKWKSLFLGIALILGILVFVTLATNLRFWYVYQTSIHSNQPMEIPEAEVAIVPGAAVYGKTPSSILMDRLACGLDLYNKGRVNKILLSGDNGKSDYNELRPMLEFMLKHKVKPEDIFVDHAGFRTLDTLIRAKEVFLVKKAIFVSQSFFLPRAIYLGRELELELYGYECNLRTYKKETYYGFREYPARILAWWDIQWDTPPKYLGKPYPIDGSGVSTWKGSIPISSHK from the coding sequence ATGACGTTCCGATTCCTCTCAAGGGTCAAGTGGAAATCCCTATTTCTTGGGATTGCTTTGATTTTGGGAATTCTGGTTTTTGTCACATTGGCAACGAATTTACGATTTTGGTATGTATACCAAACTTCTATCCACTCGAACCAACCAATGGAAATCCCTGAAGCAGAAGTTGCTATTGTTCCAGGTGCCGCTGTTTATGGAAAAACGCCTTCCAGCATTCTCATGGACCGACTGGCTTGTGGGTTAGATTTATACAACAAGGGACGAGTCAACAAAATCTTACTTTCTGGAGACAATGGTAAGTCCGATTACAACGAACTCAGACCTATGTTGGAATTTATGCTAAAACACAAAGTGAAACCAGAAGATATTTTTGTGGATCATGCCGGATTTCGAACACTCGATACTCTGATTCGTGCCAAAGAAGTTTTCCTTGTAAAAAAAGCCATCTTCGTCAGCCAATCTTTCTTTTTGCCGAGAGCCATCTATTTAGGAAGAGAGTTAGAACTTGAGTTATACGGTTATGAATGTAATTTACGAACCTATAAAAAAGAAACGTATTATGGTTTTCGTGAATATCCTGCAAGAATCCTTGCTTGGTGGGACATCCAATGGGATACACCACCCAAATATTTAGGCAAACCCTATCCTATTGATGGAAGTGGTGTGTCTACCTGGAAAGGTTCTATCCCCATTTCTTCACATAAGTAG
- a CDS encoding acyl-CoA dehydrogenase family protein: MSHHISEHPSLQPFDISEYKGVRGKNFYEMDPALQRMVHRYSETFTPEHKKAMEEHIHKYGELVGGILDELTEECHKEGKYGEVVKYDRTGKRIDFIKYSEEQKLARKISYDHGVVNLDFHPEWKFDFTHIHRYALTYLINMNGEGGVACPLAMTDGIILALKKIGTEEQKKKYLPLVAGKGSSSHFMAGQYVTERVGGSNVSANRTTAKKLPNGKWELTGEKWFCSNPGDLWVTTAKMEGTNTVGMFLVPRIKENGELNGHHIIRKKDIIGSRGKLTVEIIYDKVEAEEFGRPGHGLVNLIRYIIKTSRLHVGLGSSGNARRSVMEASEYAKFRTAYGKKILEFPSFTKTLAEMQILQTGNCFVNFRSANLAEKGDDAAEITVPLMKYKSSSQASYITQKAILTLGGNGIIGDFSPLPRLHNDSIINETWEGTHLIITDHCLHALQKPKVYTAFQSLLDELTKKANSYPELKNAFTVFQSKRKELEDCIKNQSKDWKDMNRVYIADVTYQVFLLAEFIEQAAHDSEKKLETKYLHFANGYAEMARDGLEAPRQKEGVFFDSKAIATFLSF, encoded by the coding sequence ATGAGCCACCATATTTCAGAACATCCTTCTTTACAACCATTCGATATTTCCGAATACAAGGGAGTTCGTGGTAAGAATTTTTACGAAATGGACCCCGCCTTACAAAGAATGGTTCACCGTTATTCAGAAACTTTTACACCAGAACATAAAAAAGCGATGGAAGAACACATCCATAAGTATGGGGAACTTGTGGGTGGGATTTTGGATGAACTCACAGAAGAGTGTCACAAAGAGGGAAAATACGGCGAGGTGGTTAAATATGACCGAACTGGTAAACGTATTGATTTTATAAAATATTCAGAAGAACAAAAATTAGCACGAAAAATTTCTTATGACCACGGGGTGGTGAATTTAGACTTTCATCCAGAATGGAAATTTGATTTTACACATATTCATCGTTATGCGCTTACTTATTTAATAAATATGAATGGAGAGGGGGGAGTTGCTTGCCCATTGGCAATGACTGATGGAATCATCTTAGCTCTCAAAAAAATAGGAACAGAGGAACAAAAGAAAAAATACCTACCACTAGTTGCAGGGAAGGGAAGTTCTTCTCATTTTATGGCCGGACAATATGTAACGGAGAGAGTGGGTGGAAGTAACGTTTCTGCCAATCGCACCACTGCTAAAAAACTGCCGAACGGCAAATGGGAGTTAACTGGTGAAAAATGGTTTTGTTCCAATCCAGGTGACCTTTGGGTGACAACGGCAAAGATGGAAGGAACCAACACCGTAGGTATGTTTCTTGTTCCCAGGATTAAAGAAAATGGAGAACTCAACGGTCACCATATCATACGGAAAAAAGACATCATCGGTTCTCGTGGAAAACTCACTGTAGAAATTATTTATGATAAGGTCGAAGCCGAAGAGTTTGGTCGTCCGGGTCATGGACTTGTGAATCTCATTCGTTATATCATCAAAACCTCTCGATTGCATGTGGGGCTTGGCTCTAGTGGAAACGCAAGAAGGTCGGTGATGGAGGCTTCTGAATATGCGAAGTTTCGTACCGCTTACGGGAAAAAGATTTTGGAATTTCCTTCCTTTACTAAGACACTCGCAGAAATGCAAATCTTACAAACAGGAAATTGTTTTGTAAACTTTCGATCGGCGAACCTTGCAGAGAAAGGCGACGATGCTGCAGAGATTACAGTTCCTCTTATGAAGTACAAATCTTCTTCGCAAGCAAGTTATATCACTCAAAAAGCAATCTTAACTCTGGGCGGAAATGGAATCATTGGGGACTTTTCTCCACTGCCTCGCCTCCATAATGATTCCATCATCAATGAAACTTGGGAAGGAACCCACCTCATCATTACGGATCATTGTTTGCATGCTTTACAAAAACCAAAAGTGTATACAGCCTTCCAATCTTTGTTAGATGAGTTAACAAAAAAAGCAAACAGCTATCCTGAATTAAAAAATGCATTCACAGTTTTCCAATCCAAACGAAAAGAATTAGAAGATTGTATCAAAAATCAGTCTAAAGATTGGAAAGATATGAATCGTGTTTACATTGCGGATGTAACTTACCAAGTATTTTTACTCGCTGAATTTATCGAACAAGCGGCACATGATAGCGAGAAAAAACTAGAGACAAAGTATCTACACTTTGCCAACGGCTATGCTGAGATGGCTCGAGACGGACTCGAAGCACCTAGACAAAAAGAGGGGGTCTTTTTTGATTCTAAGGCCATAGCGACCTTTCTTTCTTTCTAA
- a CDS encoding AEC family transporter: MENFLLLGICFGLGLFFRRLPQFPESTSKVLNGFILFISLPSLVLYHVHELKVDATSLLPSSMPWLVFGIAVVFFLCLYKLKVLKFHTAVCLVLTAGLGNTSFVGFPLLETYLGKDSLGYGILADQLGTFMVLSFPGIILASIAMDGKWDFSTLFKRVLGFAPIYALFVAIITRPFAYPEAVKLVLLRLGDTLTPLALVSVGFMLDLRTIAGHGRVLALGLGFKLVLAPLFVYWIYSPLEEDTLLYQTIVLESAMAPMVTSTVITIEKNISPHLASLMLGIGIPLSFGTTYVLNFLLKGNYI, from the coding sequence ATGGAGAACTTTTTACTATTAGGAATTTGTTTTGGGCTTGGGTTATTTTTTCGAAGATTGCCCCAGTTTCCAGAATCTACTTCTAAAGTATTAAATGGGTTTATCCTCTTTATTTCTTTACCTTCTCTTGTTTTGTATCATGTCCATGAATTAAAAGTGGATGCGACTTCTCTCTTACCTTCTTCCATGCCATGGCTTGTATTTGGAATCGCTGTGGTATTTTTTCTTTGTTTGTACAAACTAAAGGTTTTAAAGTTCCATACGGCCGTCTGTTTAGTGTTAACTGCTGGTCTTGGCAATACCTCTTTTGTGGGTTTTCCACTACTCGAAACCTACTTAGGTAAAGACTCTTTGGGTTATGGAATTTTAGCGGATCAACTTGGAACTTTTATGGTCTTAAGTTTTCCGGGAATCATTTTGGCTTCCATTGCTATGGATGGGAAGTGGGACTTTTCCACTCTTTTCAAAAGGGTTCTGGGATTTGCTCCCATTTATGCTTTGTTTGTTGCCATCATCACTCGCCCATTTGCCTATCCAGAAGCCGTAAAATTAGTTTTACTCCGATTGGGTGATACTCTCACTCCACTCGCATTAGTGTCAGTAGGGTTTATGTTGGATCTGCGTACCATCGCAGGCCATGGCAGAGTTTTGGCTTTAGGACTAGGTTTTAAGTTGGTTTTGGCTCCCTTATTTGTGTACTGGATTTATTCTCCTTTAGAAGAAGATACCTTACTCTACCAAACCATTGTTTTGGAATCGGCAATGGCGCCTATGGTCACTTCCACGGTGATAACAATTGAAAAAAATATTTCTCCTCATTTAGCAAGCCTTATGTTGGGTATTGGAATTCCTCTTTCCTTTGGCACCACTTACGTTCTCAACTTTTTGTTGAAAGGAAACTACATTTGA
- a CDS encoding YceI family protein, protein MNQKIIIIIISLLLVNNVFASEVTKKSIEFYVEHTTKNVKGVCGEIQMEEPNIQTSNNQYSLKSPFVITIPLLKISSGDSNRDSHIQEILGYPDSPNILVKIESVNVIKEKTYTIKGKLTIHGNTKEFTTDASVSPEDSNLINVDGSFIVKFSEYELENPSLLFMKAKDEIRIKYLFQIKLK, encoded by the coding sequence ATGAATCAGAAAATAATTATTATTATCATAAGTTTACTCTTAGTTAACAATGTTTTCGCAAGCGAAGTTACAAAAAAGAGTATCGAGTTCTACGTAGAACATACTACAAAAAATGTAAAAGGTGTTTGTGGTGAAATCCAAATGGAGGAACCAAACATCCAAACTTCTAATAACCAATACAGTTTAAAGTCCCCTTTTGTGATAACCATTCCGCTTTTAAAAATTTCTTCTGGAGACAGTAATCGAGATTCACACATTCAAGAAATACTAGGTTATCCGGATTCACCTAACATCCTCGTGAAAATCGAATCGGTGAATGTAATAAAGGAAAAAACCTATACGATAAAAGGGAAATTAACTATCCATGGAAACACAAAAGAATTTACTACTGATGCGAGTGTGAGTCCAGAGGATTCAAATCTAATCAATGTCGACGGATCATTCATTGTAAAGTTTTCTGAATATGAATTAGAAAATCCATCGCTTCTATTTATGAAAGCGAAAGATGAGATTCGGATCAAATATCTTTTTCAAATCAAACTGAAATAG
- a CDS encoding DMT family transporter, with protein sequence MNLKFLLLLIFAMVSWGISWPIGKMIAGTVPISVLVFWRFLATFLSVIPLLIVMRIPFKLKTGKDYWNVLIGGIIYTFYNQFFFMGLKNGLPGAGGVLVTTLNPIVTFFIVVLVQKKRISKRQVIGLFFGFIGGLVILQVWKISIDYLLLSGNLFFLLCSFVWATLSLNSQSTGKSMSPITYSFYVYAVGSIIEFLFCFNDPSFWKVWDMGFDFWASIFYLTVISTTFGTTVYFYAATRLGSEIASSFIFIVPLSAYLSSFLILDEVVQIPVIIGGSLAILAVYLINSKQKRKEPNL encoded by the coding sequence TTGAATCTTAAATTTTTACTTTTACTTATATTTGCCATGGTCTCCTGGGGGATCTCTTGGCCTATTGGCAAAATGATAGCAGGAACCGTTCCCATTTCTGTTTTGGTGTTTTGGAGGTTTCTCGCCACTTTTCTTTCTGTCATTCCCCTGCTTATTGTTATGCGAATTCCTTTTAAACTCAAAACAGGAAAAGACTATTGGAATGTTCTGATTGGTGGAATCATTTATACCTTTTATAATCAATTTTTCTTTATGGGTCTAAAAAACGGACTCCCTGGCGCGGGTGGAGTTCTTGTCACCACTCTGAATCCCATTGTTACTTTTTTTATTGTTGTCTTGGTGCAGAAGAAACGAATCTCAAAACGGCAAGTGATTGGTTTGTTTTTCGGATTTATCGGCGGTCTTGTTATTTTACAAGTTTGGAAAATCAGTATCGACTATTTATTGTTATCTGGGAATTTGTTCTTTTTATTATGTTCTTTTGTTTGGGCTACACTTTCGCTCAATAGCCAATCCACGGGAAAATCCATGTCACCGATTACCTATAGTTTTTATGTCTATGCTGTAGGATCGATCATTGAGTTTCTGTTTTGTTTCAATGATCCCAGTTTTTGGAAGGTCTGGGATATGGGCTTTGATTTCTGGGCTTCTATCTTTTACTTAACCGTAATCTCTACAACCTTTGGAACTACGGTTTATTTTTATGCAGCAACAAGACTTGGATCGGAAATTGCTAGTAGTTTCATTTTTATAGTTCCTCTCTCTGCGTATTTGAGTAGTTTTTTGATCTTGGATGAAGTGGTTCAAATTCCCGTCATCATTGGCGGATCTTTAGCAATACTTGCTGTATATTTAATCAATTCCAAACAAAAACGAAAGGAACCGAATCTTTGA
- a CDS encoding molecular chaperone DnaJ, translated as MVQRVETRKSKQILHDVIFELQNVSESMQWFMSYDRLSELLEIRKEECLRKVYQFKSAKPQMTLSGGFHEVDGDLLVDFLAWSLELDEVAEEFLKGGIFFSERPLFELRESYKTLIQKTIANHKLDRELILLLTAATVDFDDAVDSYLMDKFEIDFFVRRSIHQFLEKFEIHPEFGAEEFLYEYLKSLIPTKILNFRDITREFRDRTYYELYGRFRETKKKKKKIVKTVSIELKDLLAFFDLEPGANITDVKKKFKELLKKYHPDINKKGEEMTKRIILKYNRLVELLGT; from the coding sequence ATGGTCCAAAGAGTGGAAACGAGAAAATCCAAACAAATTCTGCACGATGTCATATTTGAACTGCAGAACGTTTCTGAGTCGATGCAGTGGTTTATGTCCTATGATCGCCTTTCTGAACTTTTAGAAATCAGAAAGGAAGAATGCCTCCGCAAAGTATATCAATTCAAATCCGCAAAACCACAGATGACTCTTTCCGGTGGATTCCATGAAGTCGATGGGGACTTACTTGTCGATTTTCTCGCCTGGAGTCTGGAATTAGATGAAGTCGCAGAGGAGTTCCTAAAAGGAGGAATCTTTTTTAGTGAACGTCCGTTATTTGAACTTCGTGAATCTTACAAAACACTCATCCAAAAAACAATCGCCAATCACAAACTAGACCGCGAATTAATTTTACTTTTAACAGCAGCTACCGTAGATTTTGATGATGCCGTTGATTCTTATTTGATGGATAAATTTGAAATTGATTTTTTTGTGAGAAGGTCCATCCACCAGTTTTTAGAAAAGTTCGAAATTCATCCGGAATTCGGCGCCGAAGAATTTTTATATGAATACTTAAAAAGCCTAATCCCCACAAAGATTCTAAACTTTCGAGACATCACTCGTGAATTCAGAGATAGAACCTATTATGAGTTATACGGTCGATTTAGAGAAACCAAAAAGAAGAAAAAAAAGATCGTAAAAACAGTTTCTATCGAACTCAAAGATCTATTGGCTTTTTTTGATTTGGAACCTGGAGCCAACATCACTGATGTAAAAAAGAAATTCAAAGAACTCTTAAAAAAATACCATCCTGATATTAACAAAAAAGGCGAAGAGATGACAAAACGAATTATCCTAAAATACAATCGTCTTGTCGAACTTCTAGGAACCTAA
- a CDS encoding M23 family metallopeptidase translates to MKKKIKEITSVFSQDNPKIKKQIDKVKEKGHQRMTILVIPHGYDSSFHFQISHFTILFFLALTVGLLSLAIFGIVRSSNTQTQINQLSKVYGTYFDTYITHASQLEEMKEEYSKLNENMLELFTLIDGSDDELLKIPTEDWIETSAVESLQKEEKEDKQLDVGRKYLNEIYDLRQLKHRMGNYQRLVEANYQFLYQRSDILSRSPLFNPMYSYNLTSPFGMRKSPTTGYWEYHDGLDMANATGTPIYASAPGRVVRVTYSNVGYGHHVIIQHDFGFSTLYGHCSRIYVRTGQEIKAGEQIAEVGATGNVTGPHLHYEIFISEEGKTDPEQYMQAGVY, encoded by the coding sequence ATGAAGAAGAAAATTAAAGAGATTACGTCTGTTTTTTCACAGGACAATCCGAAAATCAAGAAACAGATTGATAAGGTGAAAGAAAAAGGTCACCAACGGATGACCATTCTTGTCATTCCCCATGGATATGATAGTTCTTTCCACTTCCAAATTTCTCATTTTACCATTCTATTTTTTTTGGCTCTGACTGTAGGGCTTCTTAGCCTTGCCATTTTTGGAATTGTTCGTTCGAGTAACACCCAAACACAAATCAACCAACTTTCTAAAGTTTACGGAACCTATTTCGATACATACATCACTCACGCAAGCCAATTAGAAGAAATGAAAGAAGAGTATTCTAAACTCAATGAAAACATGTTGGAACTCTTTACTCTCATTGATGGTAGCGATGATGAACTTCTGAAAATTCCTACAGAGGATTGGATCGAAACATCTGCGGTGGAATCACTCCAAAAAGAAGAAAAAGAAGACAAACAATTGGATGTAGGCCGGAAATACCTAAATGAAATTTATGACCTTCGCCAATTAAAACACCGAATGGGGAATTACCAACGTTTGGTGGAAGCGAATTACCAATTTTTATACCAACGTTCTGATATTTTATCTCGTTCTCCTCTTTTCAATCCAATGTATTCCTACAACTTAACTTCTCCCTTTGGCATGAGAAAGTCACCTACCACTGGTTATTGGGAATATCATGACGGTTTGGATATGGCAAACGCAACAGGAACTCCCATCTATGCTTCTGCACCAGGACGAGTGGTTCGTGTTACTTATTCCAATGTGGGATATGGCCACCATGTTATCATCCAACATGATTTCGGCTTTAGCACGTTATACGGCCACTGTTCAAGAATTTATGTAAGAACAGGACAGGAAATAAAAGCCGGAGAACAAATTGCCGAAGTGGGTGCGACAGGAAATGTAACCGGTCCACACTTACATTATGAAATTTTCATTTCCGAAGAAGGAAAAACAGATCCAGAACAATACATGCAAGCAGGGGTTTACTGA